AATCATATGCCTTTAAAAATGAGCATTTCTTACTCAAATGCCCATTTCTGGAAAGTCCATCTATGGTTCTACAATCCAAGCAGTAAGTTTCAGATATACGGGTACTAAAAGTTTGAGGTCCCAATCACAGCTGAGAAACTCTCTACAGTCCTGCATGTTCAGCTGAGGATTTAAGAACGAATGAGAGACCATCTTCCAGTTAATTCTCACTGTTGAGAATAGAATGTCCCCATGTAAGATGATATGAAGAATTCATAATCTCTTTATTATCACTCTACTTAAGAGTTTCTAAGTTTGAGCAGTACTGATGTTTTCAACCAGATCATGTGTGAAGCTGGTCTGTGAATTGAGTAGCGGCATTCTGGCTTCTGTCCATAGCTGGACGTCTCACTAACCTCAGTGAGCTGTGAAAATCAGCAATGTTACAAAACCTTGTCAAAGATTCCTTCAGGAAGTGGggtcagggcagggcagggcggtgtTGTACAGTCTACTATAGTTAAGGATGACTTCCCAATTCCCTTCATTCTTGTAGACTTTATATTCCTTCTGATTTCAACCCAAGACTTATGACCACTTTGAATATCATGTTCTCTTAGTTCCCAAATTATGGATTTTATGGATAAAACagtttttcttatcttttattcTGGGGAATGTGCTATTTGAATTATGTCTTCTagtttctgctcttttttttcccctctttgccctcatgagtcttgttttttagcTCATACTCTAAAACCTTACCAGACTGAGTTCTATTTATATTGTTTCCATAGAAGACATACTAtcctttcaattcaatttttaaatattttttaactttgataACTCGTTTAAAATGCACATAAAGAAGGAAACACATGTTCCTGAATATTCTAATGGTCCATCAATCCCCCATTTAAAGGAAACAACTGTTTTGGACCTTGTTGTTATGGAAATCAGCTATGCCAGGACCCCATACAAAGGCTTATAGAACATGTTTACTTTCTGTACTTCAACATCCAGTAAGATTTTGTCTATAGTGGTTGGCATTATGTCCCCCAGGCTACTTTTCtgtgaaaaaacaacaaaacctaaGGCTTCATCTATGTACCTAGTGTGAACAGATATCTATATTTTCTCTCACCTGCAAATACACCTGCTAGTGGAAATGCCAGACACCTCCTGCCTCAAGAGAGCACATTTAATGGAGATGAcaactctttatttcttttcacaCTCCCTGTAGCATCGtaacctagagaaaaaaaaatgattgctttATTCTCCAAAGACTTCAAGAGAAGCAATTAATATTCTTTTCTGACATAATTCTGTTTTCATGAAAAACTTAAGATAACAGCCTTGTTTGATGCATTTTATATGAAAGTTAAATTCCATCTCTGTGATTATGATTATTCCTAGAGTCTCTTCTTATGTATGTGTTAATGTAAATCATAACAGGATTTATCTTTTATGTTTACCCAACACTGTGTGTGTTTTGAATATACCTATCGTCCTCTATTCTTTGGGAAACACAGCTTCCTCCCTTTACACTAACTATACAAAGGAATCGGAATTCTTGCCAAAGACAGCATGCTCATAGCATCTCTTCATATACATTGAAGATAAGAACCAACTTTTGTTGATTGTTTATTACTGTTCTCAGAAGAGCAGTAACCTTGCTAGAAACAATGTATTAGTCTGCAAACAATCCAGATGTTCTATAGACAAATGAATGATTTACTCTTCTTAGAATGGCCTCTGTTTGCTTATGATTTGTTGTCACCAACTCACCAAATTCTCAAAAATCTCAccttctattgaattcttaattgtAATCTCTATGATCATTGACATTTCTTTCTGTCATATTTTATTGTTTCATGATTGTACTGTTCAATAAATTCATTGTAAATTCATTCTCTTATATTTTTATACATGTCTGCCACATGGCCAGTAAAATGACTCTTtacaaaagaaatgaatatatatttatatatttatgtgtatttgtatatCTATTGATGTATATATTAGaacacttcaaaaatttgtggaaaatagaatgaaaagagactggcattgtgacacagcaggttaaaccaccgcctgcaaagctcatatcccatatgagcaccgcttcaagtcctggttgctccattgcCAACTCAGCTacaggctaatgtgcctgggaagatagcaAAAGATGACTTAAATATTTGTGATTCTGACATCCATGTGGCAAAACCGGCTGGCATTCCTAACGCCTGACTTCCTCCTGGCTgtgctctagccattgtgggcatttgggggaatgaaccagtgaatggaacattctctctctctctctctctctctctctctctgtctgtctctaattctaactttcaaataaattacaaaacctttattaaatacaatgaaatggaattttattttggttcataggatttgaaattcatatttccAAAAGATCTTTAGAAGTTTATAGATGTGTGCATTAAAAAGAAACTGGcatgaatttttcaaatttccttgCACAAAGacatcttttaatcccatcttcctaatttaatttttagataCTTCATAGTGAATATTTTTCAATTggctgagaaagaagaaaaattggactatgtttctaaattaaaTGCCTTGGGTTCCATGAAAAATATACTACTAataatcttaaatattttctcttctacacttatttttactcatttttctcTATAAATTCATTCTTCATAAATACATACCTCCATATTTACATAATGACACATTATCCTACATATCTTTATCTTATCACTTATATTTACACATAAAAATAGTGCTGAGGTGTGAAACATTTCtggttatttttctaattttaatttattttatttatttgaaagagagagtgagagggagagagagacagaggtctcccacctgttggttcagTTCCCGAGTAGCCACAAAGCTCAGGATGAACTAGCTGAAATCATGATCTGGGAACTTAATTCAGACTCTGAAATATGTGgctggatccaagtacttgaaacatCTCACTTagtgcctctcagagtgtgctttatttagcaagaagctagaatctaAATTGGAGCAAGGATCCAAACTCTCTATGGGATGGagacatcccaaatggcatctttgCTGTGCCAAAGTCATACCCTGCTAAAAAAAATTGCACACATTTATAAGGTACCTTGTAATGTatatattgtttaatttccaatcAAGTAAATATGTCTGTTTtctcaagcatttaacattttgtactgtgaaaacattaaacatattatctttactttttataaGGAAATATATAGTTAATCTTCAGGTACTTCACACGTCCCTAGCATTGGTATATGGTTATGGGCCATTCTATGCTTGTCCTAGTTGGTTTTCCAGTGACCTCAGCTCTCTAATGGGTTCAAGAAAAATTGTTAGTTTCCAAAATATCTAATTCTAGAAGAATTTGGTGCTGTGATGTTAGTACAAATCTCTTTATAGATGGGTATGTTTTgaattgaatttataattttgataatattgCTTTTAAAAGAGTCAAcctcaaaaaaaatgaaacttgctTTTATAATTGCCATTTAATAAGTTGTACTATAAACTTGTCTGTAAATGTCTTGTGAAAGTCTCTGACAgaatattaattcatttgaaaacaaGGATACTATCACATGTACATTaaccaacaaataaaaataacaaaataagacatttttaattattaaaataatcattgATGATAAGGATCATGATATGAGTGATGTTAAAAACAGTGAATGACAGTGTTAttatagaaacacaaaaatctCTGGCCATCTTGATTTCCATATGATCAAGGTGAGGAGTGCTGAAAATCATATTATTCTATTAGTAAAAATAgtcattcaaaataattttatatactaaaataaatttttaaaattaaatgcataCTAATGAATATAATTAACTGTTATATCTTCAGTAaactctttatatttttctttaaaatttttacctaAAAATTGTGACTACAtagctaattattttttaaagattattcaaggtagataccacagaaaataaaagtaataaattcaCATGGTTACATAGGATATGATTCAGAAGCATAAGTTCATTGAAGTAAGAATTTGCCATGGGGCCCCAAAATCCCATAAACTGGATGACAAAAATGGCATTCCAAGTGTTATAGAGATCAtgtggataggattaagtattaaagtgttcatataaataggactaaatgTTTGATAatgataatagatagaattaaaaaggagtgaatgctccaacgtgggaagcagtccttacagcagactcaaagaatgacaattgccctaagtagcactctgatatcagaatcaacccttaagggaTTAAggtttggctgaaaagccaatgagagcatttcaggcctgggaagccaagacactgaggcaaaaaatgttctacatgaggGACATCTGTGGgggagactccagtggaaagaagtggccaccaaagaaggatgtactttcctctgaagggaggagagagctttcaCTTTGCCCATGGCCTTGTTGAAATACGGAAGGAtccaaaatgttttaatttttttgacaggcggagttagacagtgagagagacagagagaaaggtcttccttccgttggttcaccccccaaatgactgctatgatACACATTGATACacattgaaaattatattttatttttaggcataTGTAGGACattatttttgaagttttctgaaaattctaataattatataaattttcaacattaaatctttaaaaatcggatcagcgtggtgcgccggccgcagcgcgctaccgcggcggccattggagggtgaaccaacggcaaaaaggaagacctttctctctgtctctgtctctcactgtccactctgcctgtcaaaaataaaaaaaaaaatttaaaaaaaaattaaaaaaaaattttgttgacttatgtattcatttattatttatttgagagctgaAAGAGACACGGTTTGAgcacttggttcactccccaaatgcctacaaatccattgattcactcacaAAATAACCAtaatgtcagggctgggtcaggataaagacaggagccagaaattcaatttaggtctccaatgtgtgtgtgtgtgtgtgtgtaggcaggaatctacctgcaaaagttagaGGAGTATCACAATTTCCTAACACAAACTCATCAAGCTTACACACAATACAATAATCTCAATCCTCATTTGTTTGTTAGAAATGACAGTTAATTTAAGACAATAGTCAAGTCCAAATAAGAAAATCAATCACCAATACTTAGAGCTATGTGATACCAGTGTTTTATGCAGATTTTCTAAATTCTAAATGAGAAGAAGTATTCTATGTCTTTGTTATAGCTGACATAATGAATATTTGTTTTGATTGGTAGGTtataaaaaagaagtataaacatttaaattaacACATCACTTCTGTTTTGTACTTAATATTATAATTAGCAATTTGATATTACAAAAACTCTAAATTCTTTCATCCTCTATACTGGCTTTTTAGAAGAAGAGCAACATCTTTTTCAGATGTGAATTTCTTGGAGCATCTTATAATATATCTGACATATACCTGCATTAAATTAAAGCTATTATGAttagtaaaataatattttgtgattaagtgttcataaaaatacatattgaatTATTGACTTGTTTATCCATAGTAATTCCCTAAACATCATTCACTCTTTTCTTCTGTCTTGATCTTTTGTTCACCTACAAATCTGCCCATAGTTCAAGCCATGTTAAAAGAGTATGCAAAGATGGAGCAGTAAATTTTACATGCAAATATGGATTTGAACTATGCCCGTGAATTCTGTTGTTTATCAATACCACTAGATTTTTCTAGTTCTACAAAGTGAGACTAATTTCTTCTGTTGTTTATATCACTAAGTATATAAAAGCATATTGTTATCTACTTAGTGCCTACAATCTATGAATTTTCAGTGAGACTTCCCTATATGTATGTGATATTCCATTATAttgtaaatataatttctttcataAAAACACTGTATGAACTCATTATTGTTTTGCAGAAAAAGATTGAAGCAAAGGACATTAAATCTTGTCGGATTTATATAAGTACAAACTTACTAAAGACTAATATTTCTGTAATCAACAAATTAAACATGTACTAGTACATACATTCAAATGCAAAAGAAAAGTGTATGTATTACTTTGGCTACTGTTTCCTTGACATCCTTGTTTCTCAGACTGTAGATCAGAGGATTCAACATGGGAATCACCACTGTGTAAAAGACTGAGGCCACTTTGACCGTGTGTCTGGAGTTCTTGGAGTTGGGCACACAGTAGAGGAAGAGGATGGTGCCATGGAAGATGGTGATGGCGGTcaggtgggaggcacaggtggagaaggCTTTGCGGCGTCCACTGGCTGAACGCATCTTGAGGATGGTCACAACGATGAACACATAAGACATGAGAATGATGAGGAGTGTGCTGACTACATTGAAGGTGGCAAAAATGAACAGCAGCAACTGGTGGATGTAAGTatcagagcaagagagggagagaagtgcgGAGAACTCACAGAAGAAGTGATCGATCACGTTAAAACCGTGGAAAGATAATTTTAAAGCAGAGCATGTGAATGTCAAGGAACATGCTACTCCCCATGCATATGACCCCACCACCAGCATGGCACAGAGCTTTTGGGACATGGCCACTGTGTAGAGCAGAGGgttacaaatggccacaaagcggTCATAGGCCATGGCAGATAACAAAAATGCTTCAGTTACCACAAAAACGCAAAAAAGAAAGTATTGTACTAGGCAACCTGTAAATGAAATGGTTCTGTCTTCTACAATTAGGTTGACAAGCATCTTGGGAGCAATGATAGAAGAATAGCAGAAATCCACAAATGAGAGATGGCTGAGGAAAAAGTACATGGGGGTGTGCAGTTGGGGGTTAACTTTGATGAGTGCAATCATCCCAAGATTCCCTACCACACTGAAGCTATATACTGTCAGAAAAACCAAGAAGAGAGGAACCTGTAATTCCGGGTAATCTGAGAAGCCCAAGAGTACAAATATGGCTTCAGAAGTTATATTTCTTCCTCTCAGAGACATGTTTCTCTCTGCTGGAATCTGaaataaatattggaaataaaatacagaaagtcATTAACGAAGAAAACATGCTTAACTACCCCTCAGTAGAATATAAAATGAggcagaatatatattttataatgttgaCAAGTGCTACTAATAAGACagccaaaacaaaatgtccagaaaaaagctattaaaatgcTATTCTctcaaaaattatgaaattaatctGACTCATTTTCAAAAATGAGTATAAAAATCATACATGTGTAATAATTATTAATTCTATTTAGGTGGtgacataaaataaaatcctcaTATAAAGCATTGAACTCTCACTGAACTTCATGAGTCCTGCAAATTCTTATGCAAGGAAATCATTCATTCTGACCATCCTACAGTGACTAATGAAAAGAGATACACctgaaataatttctgaaatcATAACAGTTTTCCACGTAACAATGATATCTGCAAATATTAATATGTTTAAAGAATAGTCCatctaaatattatttaaatatgtggttTAGTTATCAGTttagcatttttattattaacattttctctAAGTAGGTTAAACACCAATGGTTTTCAATAGAGATCTCTTATCGACTTTCCTTTACTATATGTATAGATAAACAAACAGAAGTCAATATCATGACTTCCCATTGAAAGATAGGTATTGATGTACAGTGAAATCAGTTTCCCAGATTTCCAGGCATGCACTCTTCTCTGTGACAGCATCTGACACACGTTTTAAAAAGAGATCTTAACAATTTACTTAGTGAAAATCatgttttcatatttcatttgatAATACTTTTGAttaactggaaaatattttttaagatataaatgTCTGAAAATTAATTCATTGATAGTGTGAAGGTCTCGAAATGCTCTGAGTacttttttcaaagtaaaacctacaggaaagaaataagaaaaatttcccCTCTAGGAATAAGTATGATAAAAATTTATACatattgaaaaaaatcacttcctTTTTTCTAGGACTCACTTTCCTTCTCTCGTAAGTCTCCTGGAATCTTTATTCTGTCTCTCTATGGCTTCAcaagaaaatgaatgagaaaCTAAAGATGTAATCACAATCTACAAATGATCCTGAGAAAGGATTTCTTAATAAACAAGAATGCTGGGCGTTCCCTAAATGGTACCAGGGAGGGTAATTCAATAAATTACAAACCCCAGTTAAGTCTGagattcacataaataaattgatTGTAGTAAGTCTCAGAACCCACATTACATATgctctcacttaaaaaaaaaaatccaccttttGTTTACCTGAAGTTCAGATTTAATTGGGCATCCGATATGTTTATTTGGTAAATCTAACAAACCTATGTTCACAATTGAGAAAATCACCGCAACCAGCACATCAAGTTCACATCTCAGTTTTCTCTTTTCAGAGTGGCTATTCACACCCACCAGGAATAACTTCAAACACATTCCCTTAGAATGAGCATTTCCTACTCAGGCAACACTTCTGATAAGGGTATGTCTGGTTCTAGAATCACAGAAATCTGTTCTAGGTGTTTGTTCCCTGAAGAACTAAGATCCCATGCAACACGGAGAACCTCTCCATGGTCATGAATATTCAAAGGTCCAAGGATTCAAGgaccaaaggaaagacagtcttCTCACTGCTGTGAAAGAAATGTCCCAACACAGGAATGAGCAGGATAAGAACTCATAATCGATTATCACTCTATTTCAGAGTTTCTATATATGagtaatactgattttttttttctactgggaCATTCTTTGTTTTGGGAATTTACCTTGTAAACTGTTCCTTGTGTAACAGCATCTCTGGCTCTGTTCACTAGCTGAGTATTTCACAGACTCCACTGTGTTGTGAAAGTCATCAATGTCTTCAGGCCTTGTCAAAGTTTCCTTTGGGGACACAGGGAGGTATTGCATAATCTACTCTAAAATACCACCGATGCCTTATGCCTTGATTCTGACAGATCTATAGTTTCTTCAAACTGACTTCAGCCTAAGGTTGAAGCAcaacttaaatataatttttccttATCTCTCTAAAGGTGGTATTTTGTGTATTAAATGATTTGTATTATATTTGAATCTGGGAAACATTATCTCTAAAATCTACCCTctaatttcttctcatttttttatcCTTATgagctaatttttttaatattccatgTTCTAAAATCTTATTTCATTATTCGTCTCCAGAAGACTCATCTGCATTGTGTTCTTTccaatccaatttttaaaatacatcttcCTGTACAACTCTTCTAAAACTTCTCAGAAACAAGGAGACATGTATTCCTGGAAACTTATGAAAGCCATTCCGTTCTACTAATCCTAGGAAACAATTATTGATGACACTTTTGTAACAGAAATCATCTATGCCAGGGCCCCAGGACAAAGGTGTATAGACAGTGCTTCCCATTCTACTACCATGCAAATACATTATGTCCATATTGGCTTAAATCCACCCCCCCccaacagaaattatttttcctgAGAGGAATCAACAAAACTCAAGGCTGCTTCTAGATAATTTCCATGAAAAAGATTCTCTCCATTTTCTCTCACCTGCAAGTAAACCTGCCAAAGGAAATATCAGCTTCCTCCTGCCACTGAAGATCTTATTTAGGGAAGATTCCAAACCTCATTTTTCTACTCCCTCCCTCCAGCATTATAACCTAAAGATCATTGATTGTCTTAGTGTGGAGGGGcctcaaaggaaacaattaaaattGAGTACTCCTTTCTGATCTAATTCtagcttcattaaaaaaaaaatccctgaagaCAATTATGagaaacattttatatgaaaaattacTGTAAAGTTTAAATGTCAACTCTTTGTGCTCTATGACCAAGTTATTATCTTGAATTTTTTGTTGGTATAATGAAAACAATAGTTTACTTACTCAAcagttattttgtaaaatatctaTCATACCCCTGGTCTTTCCCGTACTTAACATCCCCTTATTCCACTAATCACACTGGAGAAGCAAGGAGACTTTCCATTCAGTCTCTCGATTTCTTACTTTCCTTCCGACAAAGGATATTATGTACATAGCAACTCTTCATATTTATTGAGAGTAAAACCACgaatgtttgtgatttttttttttgccagtattcCAAGATAAGCTACATCGGGCTAGAAATACTTTACTAGGgtatcaaattttttttctcaaaatctcAGATGTCCTATGAACAAATATAATGTCAACTTTTCATACAatggtctcttcttttttttttttatttatttatttttgacaggcagagtggacagtgagagagagacagagagaaaggtcttcctttgctgatccgatggcaggagccaggtgcctatcctggtctcccatggggtgcagggcccaagaacttgggccatcctccaccgcactccctggccacagcagagagctggcctggaagaggggcagccgggacagaaccggcgccccgaccgggactagaacccgggatgccggcgccgcaaggtggaggattagcctagtgagccacggcgcgggccctATGGTCTCTTCTTTGTATCTGAGTTGTCATATATTTTTCATTGAATCATTGGACTATTCTTATTTGACAGTACTATTAAATTCCTGATTATCTTCTCTGTCATCATTGACATTTTTAATCAAATTTTATTG
This window of the Lepus europaeus isolate LE1 chromosome 7, mLepTim1.pri, whole genome shotgun sequence genome carries:
- the LOC133763662 gene encoding olfactory receptor 5D18-like translates to MSLRGRNITSEAIFVLLGFSDYPELQVPLFLVFLTVYSFSVVGNLGMIALIKVNPQLHTPMYFFLSHLSFVDFCYSSIIAPKMLVNLIVEDRTISFTGCLVQYFLFCVFVVTEAFLLSAMAYDRFVAICNPLLYTVAMSQKLCAMLVVGSYAWGVACSLTFTCSALKLSFHGFNVIDHFFCEFSALLSLSCSDTYIHQLLLFIFATFNVVSTLLIILMSYVFIVVTILKMRSASGRRKAFSTCASHLTAITIFHGTILFLYCVPNSKNSRHTVKVASVFYTVVIPMLNPLIYSLRNKDVKETVAKVIHTLFFCI